The following proteins are encoded in a genomic region of Alnus glutinosa chromosome 8, dhAlnGlut1.1, whole genome shotgun sequence:
- the LOC133876130 gene encoding uncharacterized protein LOC133876130: MLGRRSLNLELTSFDPEIERTARENLSLLKNSESESEKSVEMGEPLRNGDPPRTLRELFAPITTDTPSCIVLPATNATHFDLKPSVIQILPTFHGLENEDPYAHVKEFLKRCNTFKFQNFSNESVRLRLFPFSLSGRAKAWLHSNMPGSITSWEILLTKFYNKFFPISRINEFRREISSFSQEEDEKFCDSWERFKELTIKCLPHGFETWRLIQFFYYGLTQSERYMIESMNGGGFLNLTGEEAYKTLDELSDNSQRWDFSSRRGKCSTTTKKEGLYGVKDNEDIKGQLKDIMRTIEAIALNKPVIAANTYQADVCSLCASPMHFTQNCPSLSTGAEYPPEQVNAFDDYRKPTSGRFPETYNPGWLNHPNFSWKQNQGRTSNQAHAQHSSGFPPQAQNQFQSTTQVPQPQPAPQSSLEETLQAFIQTSNQNIQELQKVTMNNSQTIQELKNEVMSSNQAIAKIEGQIGQLANQMGEREIGKFPSQLVPNPKGQFVIGSTSGPSHGQEHVQAITTLRSRRRVDNQVAMPEEVTEATKEEESQDKLDRDLGLDTIFPIAKEIPQKFVPKAPFPERLATPKKGSKFDDILEVFKHVQINIPFLDAIQQVPSYAKFLKDLVTIKRRTNVPKKAFLTEQVSSILQCKIHVKYKDPGCPTIACMIGDSKVERALLDLGASVNLFPYSVYVQLGLGELKPTSVTLQLADRFVKVPRGIIEDVLIKVDKFYYPVDFIVLDTEPVMNVKIQIPVILGRPFIATANALINCRIGVMKLSFGNMTVELNIFDIIRQPFDYEGVRSACAIEEIVEETVNEPIVEDQLGTCLTTFGGDMDLETLLEQADTLLDSTPETETDIGETTETSSPNPSPSAIEPAKRDLKPLPDTLKYKYLDRFESLPVIVAADLNET; encoded by the coding sequence atgcttgggCGACGATCTTTAAATCTGGAACTTACCAGTTTTGATCCTGAGATCGAAAGAACAGCTCGAGAGAATCTAAGCTTGCTAAAAAATTCAGAGTCTGAGTCGGAAAagtctgttgagatgggagaacCGCTTAGGAATGGGGATCCACCCAGAACCCTCAGAGAATTATTTGCACCCATCACTACCGACACTCCATCCTGCATAGTGTTGCCTGCTACTAATGCTACTCATTTTGATTTGAAGCCGAGTGTAATTCAAATCCTTCCTACTTTCCATGGTTTAGAGAATGAAGATCCTTACGCTCATGTAAAGGAATTTTTGAAGAGGTGCAacactttcaaatttcaaaatttttcaaatgagTCGGTGCGTCTAAGGCTATTTCCTTTTTCCCTAAGCGGTAGGGCGAAAGCATGGTTACATTCCAACATGCCTGGATCCATCACCTCCTGGGAAATTTTACTGaccaagttctacaacaaattcttcccaatCTCGAGGATTAATGAATTTCGTCGAGAAATCAGCAGTTTCAGTCAAGAGGAGGACGAGAAATTCTGTGACAGCTGGGAGAGATTTAAAGAGCTAACTATAAAGTGTCTGCCCCATGGTTTTGAGACTTGGAGGCTCATTCAATTTTTCTACTATGGGTTAACTCAATCGGAGCGTTACATGATTGAGTCCATGAATGGTGGCGGGTTCTTGAATCTTACAGGAGAAGAAGCCTACAAGACTCTAGATGAACTGTCCGATAATTCACAACggtgggatttttcaagtcgTCGAGGTAAATGTTCCACTACCACCAAGAAGGAAGGACTCTATGGGGTGAAGGACAATGAAGATATCAAGGGGCAACTCAAGGATATCATGCGTACGATTGAAGCCATTGCTCTGAACAAGCCAGTGATTGCAGCAAACACTTATCAAGCTGACGTATGTTCTTTATGTGCTAGCCCGATGCACTTTACTCAGAACTGCCCATCTCTGTCGACAGGTGCAGAATATCCACCAGAGCAGGTCAATGCCTTCGATGATTACAGGAAACCAACAAGTGGACGTTTTCCTGAGACTTACAACCCAGGGTGGCTCAACCATCCCAATTTCTCTTGGAAGCAAAATCAAGGAAGAACCTCGAATCAAGCTCATGCTCAACATTCTTCTGGATTCCCTCCACAGGCTCAGAATCAGTTCCAGTCAACCACTCAAGTGCCGCAGCCTCAACCAGCACCACAGTCATCATTGGAAGAAACACTCCAAGCATTCATTCAGACAAGCAAccaaaatatacaagagcttcAGAAGGTCACCATGAACAACAGTCAGACTATACAAGAGCTTAAAAACGAGGTCATGTCTTCAaatcaagctattgccaagatagaAGGGCAAATTGGCCAACTAGCCAATCAAATGGGGGAAAGAGAAATAGGGAAATTCCCAAGTCAACTAGTGCCTAACCCAAAAGGGCAATTTGTTATTGGGAGTACATCCGGTCCTTCTCATGGGcaagagcatgtgcaagccatcACAACTTTGAGGTCAAGAAGGCGAGTGGATAATCAAGTGGCCATGCCGGAAGAAGTCACTGAGGCGACAAAAGAGGAGGAAAGCCAGGACAAGCTTGATAGAGATCTTGGACTAGACACTATCTTTCCAATTGCTAAGGAGATTCCCCAGAAGTTTGTTCCCAAAGCTCCGTTTCCAGAAAGACTGGCGACTCCCAAGAAAGGTTCAAAGTTTGATGACATTTTGGAAGTATTTAAACACGTGCAGATCAACATTCCTTTCCTCGATGCCATTCAGCAAGTGCCTTCGTATGCTAAATTTCTGAAGGATTTGGTAACCATTAAGAGAAGGACAAATGTTCCCAAGAAAGCCTTCCTAACTGAGCAGGTCAGTTCTATTCTTCAGTGTAAGATCCATGTCAAGTACAAagaccctggatgtcctacaATTGCATGCATGATAGGTGATAGCAAAGTTGAAAGAGCTCTGTTAGATTTGGGGGCTAGTGTGAATCTCTTTCCATATTCAGTTTATGTCCAATTGGGATTGGGTGAGCTAAAACCCACTTCAGTGACACTTCAGCTAGCCGACAGATTTGTGAAAGTTCCAAGGGGAATCATTGAAGATGTTCTGATCAAAGTTGATAAGTTCTACTACCCTGTGGACTTCATCGTTTTAGACACAGAACCGGTCATGAATGTGAAGATTCAGATTCCAGTAATACTAGGGCGTCCCTTTATAGCTACGGCTAATGCCCTAATCAATTGTAGGATTGGAGTCATGAAGTTATCTTTCGGGaacatgacagtggagctaAATATTTTTGATATCATTAGGCAACCATTTGACTATGAAGGGGTCAGAAGTGCATGCGCAATAGAAGAGATAGTGGAAGAGACTGTCAACGAGCCAATTGTTGAAGACCAGTTGGGAACGTGCCTTACTACATTTGGAGGCGACATGGACCTGGAAACattacttgagcaagctgaCACCTTGTTGGACTCAACACCTGAGACAGAAACTGACATCGGGGAAACCACTGAGACATCATCCCCTAATCCATCTCCATCAGCAATTGAGCCTGCCAAGCGGGACCTAAAGCCTCTGCCTGACACTCTGAAGTACAAATATCTTGACCGGTTTGAATCTCTACCGGTGATCGTAGCCGCTGACCTAAATGAGACTTAA